TAAAAAAAATTCTTGGTCAAGTAAAAAAATGAGCTATTATACTACAACTTTTTGTCAAAAATAAAAGCCCGCAATCGCTTTATTTTAAACGGTTGTGGGCTTATTTACACTAATTTTGCTGTCAAACCCAGGATATATACTATAATATTTACAACTGAAAATATCAAGTTAAGTTTGTGTCAAGTTTGTGTCAAGTAGAAGTTTGCAATTTTTTTGTTAAAAAATTACCTCGCATAAATTAATCTGTGTGCATGGTATTGGAAGATGAAGCAGCGTAAAGGTGCCAAAAAAGCAATTTTAGCTCTTGCCAGGAAGCTACTAGTAATCATATACACTATGCTTAAAACTGATACACAGTATAACGAAAGTTATTTTGAATTACGCAGAGTTCAAACCGAGCAGAAACGAATTACTAGTCAAAACACCACCAGGCAAGTGTATACAATTATACTTGCTTAGGGTAGTATTGGCCTTTTTCAGGGTTAGTATATTAAGTTGCCAAGGAGCAAGCCTTCGCAAGTGCCTTCGAAGCCTTGAAAGGAATTATCCCATTTTCGTAGTAAAGCATATAATTTGAACAAAGTATACAGATTGTTATATTTTGGACAAGGGAAAATTCGTTATTCACGACTTTTTTAAAAAATATGATTTAAATACTTTTCTTCTGATAAATGTATAGAATTAAGTAATGTATAGAATTAAGTATAAAAATAAAAAATATTTTTATCTAAGGAGTGATTCAAGTGGATCAACATATTAACAATTCTCAAAATGAAGTAAGACTGGGTTTTATTGGTTTAAGCGGTCGTGGGACAGGTCTCCTAGAAATTGTTTTATCAATGGATGATGTTGATGTCCCCGCAGTATGTGAACTATACGATGATAGGTTACAAAGGGGTATCGAGCTAGTTGAATCTTCAGGGAGAGAAAAACCTGAAGCATACAAAGATTATAAAAAGCTATTAGATCGTGAAGACATTGACGGAGTAATAATCGCCACATCATGGACTACTCATGTTGAAATTGCTATTGCAGCTATGAAAGCAGGAAAGTATGCCGGTATGGAAGTCGGTGGTGCAACATCAATAGAACAGTGCTGGGATTTAGTAAAGGCCTACGAAGAAACCGGCATGCCTTGTATGATGCTTGAGAACTGTAATTACGGCAGGGTAGAAATGGCTATATTAAACGAGGAAGCGAATGTTCGGCAGGAAGCAGTAGAAAGTCAAATCGTAGTATTCAGGCGGATGCTTCCGACGATATTAAAGGGAATATCGAATATAAAGGATCCGAGGCGAAAAGGAAGTGTAAATCATAAAATGAGGGTATTGATGCTTTATGGGATATTTATGTTTGTATATCAGATAGTATCAAGGCGAAAGGCGAATGAGAAGATGACCAAGCCGGAGTTTATGGAGAGCATGAAGGCCGTATTTCCGGAGATAGATACAATACCAATCAATAATAAAGCAAACCTGATATTTCAATTTAAATATATGCAGTATGTGAAATTATGTAAATATAAAAATTTACACTTATTAGAAATATTTCATAAAACGGTTTTAACTTTGCGTGTGAAATGTTTATTTATGAGCTTTCCCTTACTATCAAACGTGTATCAACAATATCGTGGATATACTTGCCATCAAAGTTACTATTTATCCTCTTTAAAACGATGTCAAATGCTCTTTTTGACATTCTGCCTTTGTAGTTACCGACAGAGGTCAACGGGAAAGGGAATAAATATCTCGACTGTATGTTGTCAAAACCGACAACGGCTATATCTTGAGGCACCCTATAACCCAGCTTATGAAGGGCATAGATTGCTTCCCATGCGATCAGGTCACTGAATGCAAAAATGCCTGTAAAGCCTATCCCCTCATCCAATAGCTTCCGGATCACATGTCTGCAGTCTCCCAGGGTCACCGGTATCTCATGAACAAGCTTTTCGTCATATTCAATACCGCTTTCCGCCAATGCTCTTCTATAACCTTCCAGACGTTCCCTTGCGCTGGATATATAAGCTGGGCCGTTGAGTAATAAAATCCTCCTGTGTCCTCTCTTGATAAGGTGTCTGGTAGCAAGATATCCGCCTTGGATGTCGTTACATATTACATAATCCGTATCAATATCCGCAAAATATCTCCCAATAAGAACAAAGGGCACTCCCGTTTTCTTCAGTAATTCAATATTTGCTTTGCTTTTCTGCGTGGGGCAAATAATAATTCCGTCTACTTTCTTGCTCAACGCCGAGTAGACGGCTTGTTCCTCGATTTTAGGGTCCTCATCGGTATTAAGGATGATGGTGCTGTACTTGTGTTTTCGCGCATTCTTTTCAATTTCTTTTACAATTATGGAGAAATGAGGGTTGGAAATGTCCCCCAAAATCACGGCAATAGTCCTGGTATATCCAGACCGAAGTGAACTTGCAACAGAATTGTTGATGTATCCCATTTCTTTCGCGGTGTCCTGGATCATTTTCCTGGTAGCAGCAGAGATATCCTCTTTGTCTTTTAACGCCCGTGAAACGGTATTAATTGAATAGCCTGTCTTCTTCGCAATATCCTTCAATGTGACCTTGTACAACGACGACACATCCTTTAATTCCCTGCTTAAAGTCAATTGTAGCATCCGGTGATTGTACTGTCAACGCCGCCGCAAGATACCAGATACCACAAATTCTTACAACAATAAATGACTTTCATATAAAGATTTCCCGAATAGCTTTCCTCGCAAAACCGGGATTACAATATGCTGCACATAATATTAAACCTTTCAAAAGCCTTCGTGTAGAATCGCGGTTCTTGCCTTTCATCAAAGCTTGGTCGGTACTCCTTGCCAACCATCGGGTATTTGGCTCCCGTAAAGGGGTTATAAGGCAATAGTTCCACTTTTTCTAAGTTGGAT
This window of the Bacillota bacterium genome carries:
- a CDS encoding LacI family DNA-binding transcriptional regulator, whose product is MLQLTLSRELKDVSSLYKVTLKDIAKKTGYSINTVSRALKDKEDISAATRKMIQDTAKEMGYINNSVASSLRSGYTRTIAVILGDISNPHFSIIVKEIEKNARKHKYSTIILNTDEDPKIEEQAVYSALSKKVDGIIICPTQKSKANIELLKKTGVPFVLIGRYFADIDTDYVICNDIQGGYLATRHLIKRGHRRILLLNGPAYISSARERLEGYRRALAESGIEYDEKLVHEIPVTLGDCRHVIRKLLDEGIGFTGIFAFSDLIAWEAIYALHKLGYRVPQDIAVVGFDNIQSRYLFPFPLTSVGNYKGRMSKRAFDIVLKRINSNFDGKYIHDIVDTRLIVRESS